A window from Proteobacteria bacterium CG1_02_64_396 encodes these proteins:
- a CDS encoding nicotinate (nicotinamide) nucleotide adenylyltransferase, whose protein sequence is MGGLRRGAGSGVSECPRLGLLGGTFNPIHYGHLAMVGAARSALGLDGVWLVPAGQPPHRDDPDLAPAQKRLAWCRRVAAGIPGLDVWDGEIRRSTPAYTWDTLTRLRGQLPEAELFWIVGWDAFVQLPTWHRWEELLGLAHFVVVGRGGETMQAPAWLEGVGRWTPANSVVGRSGAVFPVSMHRVDISATGIRQAVREGRSLIGRLPAEIMVEVQATFVGRL, encoded by the coding sequence ATGGGTGGTCTTCGGCGAGGGGCAGGTTCGGGGGTGAGCGAGTGCCCGCGTCTGGGGCTACTGGGGGGGACCTTCAATCCCATCCACTACGGCCACCTGGCGATGGTGGGGGCGGCCCGGTCGGCCCTTGGTTTGGATGGGGTCTGGCTGGTTCCAGCAGGGCAACCGCCCCATCGGGACGATCCCGACCTTGCTCCGGCACAAAAGCGCCTGGCATGGTGCCGCCGAGTGGCGGCGGGAATTCCGGGCCTCGATGTGTGGGACGGAGAGATCCGCCGCAGTACCCCCGCCTACACATGGGATACCCTGACCCGGTTGCGGGGGCAACTGCCTGAGGCTGAGCTTTTTTGGATTGTCGGCTGGGACGCTTTTGTACAATTGCCAACATGGCATCGCTGGGAGGAATTATTGGGGTTGGCCCACTTCGTGGTCGTTGGGCGAGGGGGAGAAACGATGCAAGCTCCTGCATGGCTCGAAGGTGTGGGGCGCTGGACCCCCGCAAATAGCGTGGTGGGACGTAGCGGCGCGGTATTCCCGGTTTCGATGCACAGAGTCGACATCTCGGCCACCGGAATCAGACAGGCGGTACGGGAGGGGCGATCCTTGATCGGACGTCTGCCCGCCGAAATCATGGTTGAAGTTCAAGCTACTTTTGTTGGCCGTCTCTAA
- a CDS encoding ribosome silencing factor, with translation MSFVSEAENPLVLPANLSPAEVLAAVVKALEDKKAVDVVTLDLAGRTPLADFMVIATGNSDRQVKALADAVEEATRDMGIKGMRPEGLTTCHWVLMDLGDVIVHLFLPEARQFYNLEKLWTAPASEAFEADQ, from the coding sequence ATGTCATTTGTCAGTGAAGCCGAAAATCCCTTGGTTCTTCCCGCCAACCTGAGCCCCGCCGAAGTGTTGGCCGCTGTGGTTAAAGCGCTGGAAGACAAAAAAGCGGTCGATGTGGTGACCCTTGATCTGGCGGGCCGTACCCCCTTGGCCGATTTCATGGTGATCGCCACCGGTAACTCCGACCGGCAGGTCAAGGCGTTGGCCGATGCAGTCGAAGAGGCGACCCGCGACATGGGAATCAAAGGGATGCGTCCCGAGGGGCTGACGACCTGCCATTGGGTGCTGATGGATTTGGGCGATGTCATCGTTCATCTCTTCCTCCCCGAAGCCCGTCAGTTCTACAACCTCGAAAAACTCTGGACCGCGCCCGCCTCGGAAGCCTTCGAAGCGGATCAATAA
- a CDS encoding glycosyl transferase — protein sequence MKQQVSVVLPAYNEAGHIGGVIGRLRSILPDAEFVLVDDGSEDETASAATKAGARVVRHPYNKGNGASVRTGIRAATGDIVVMMDADGQHDPAEIFKLLEHIESYDLVIGARTKESQAGIQRSLGNAFLNRFASWLTGFPVQDLTSGFRAFRREAVLPFLHLFPNRYSYPTTSTLAFLKAGLNVHYVPITVRPRQGGKSNIKVARDGARFLLIIVKLITLFSPMKVFLPVAFAFGGIGLGYSLFTLWHGHFTNMGALLISLGVIVFLMGLLAEMLSSLFTQRHND from the coding sequence ATGAAACAGCAAGTTTCAGTTGTTCTTCCGGCTTATAACGAGGCGGGTCATATCGGTGGGGTGATCGGGCGTTTACGCTCGATCCTTCCTGATGCGGAATTTGTGTTGGTGGACGATGGATCGGAAGATGAAACTGCCAGCGCGGCCACTAAGGCAGGTGCCCGAGTTGTCCGCCATCCCTATAACAAAGGCAATGGCGCCTCGGTGCGCACCGGAATTCGCGCTGCAACAGGCGATATCGTGGTCATGATGGATGCCGATGGGCAGCACGATCCAGCTGAAATTTTCAAATTGCTTGAACATATTGAAAGCTACGATCTGGTCATTGGGGCACGAACCAAAGAAAGCCAAGCCGGGATTCAACGCAGCCTCGGTAATGCGTTTCTCAACCGTTTTGCCAGTTGGTTGACCGGATTTCCTGTGCAGGACCTCACCTCAGGGTTTCGTGCTTTTCGACGAGAGGCCGTTCTCCCCTTTTTGCACCTGTTTCCCAATCGATATTCTTATCCGACGACCTCGACGCTGGCCTTCCTCAAGGCGGGGCTTAACGTGCATTACGTCCCGATTACCGTGCGTCCCCGGCAAGGGGGAAAGAGCAATATCAAGGTGGCGCGTGATGGGGCGCGGTTTCTGCTGATTATCGTCAAACTCATCACCCTTTTTTCCCCAATGAAGGTTTTTCTTCCAGTTGCATTCGCGTTTGGGGGGATAGGGTTGGGGTATTCTCTTTTCACGCTGTGGCATGGCCACTTCACCAATATGGGGGCATTGCTCATCAGCTTGGGCGTCATCGTTTTTTTGATGGGTCTCTTAGCTGAAATGCTCTCTAGTTTGTTTACCCAACGACATAACGATTAA
- a CDS encoding ribosomal protein L11 methyltransferase: MSDAVATHCYHWHLDRPHAEAILALLEEAGITAMVEDAQDEPIFDQGELWSRCILTAYPTEDEEEAMLALVRGKGWPEPEREAIPDWNWQEVWKIHFPPLPVGERLLVIPTWLEVPPEFEGRLVIRIDPQQAFGTGGHETTHLCLEAVATALETEPKPKTVLDFGAGSGILGIAAALLGGVAVSAVDIDPVATATAQANAELNGVAMTCTTADTPPSQTFDLVIANILAGPLIALADKIAATVAPGGRLILSGVLNTQAEEVARAYLAQGMTRIEETRRGDWWCGVFGAEA; encoded by the coding sequence ATGAGCGATGCCGTCGCCACCCACTGCTACCACTGGCACCTGGATCGCCCCCACGCCGAGGCGATTCTGGCGTTGCTTGAGGAAGCCGGGATCACCGCCATGGTGGAGGACGCGCAGGACGAGCCGATCTTCGATCAAGGGGAGCTGTGGAGCCGCTGCATCCTGACCGCCTACCCCACCGAGGATGAGGAGGAAGCAATGTTGGCCTTGGTGCGGGGCAAGGGGTGGCCCGAGCCGGAACGCGAAGCGATTCCCGACTGGAACTGGCAGGAGGTCTGGAAAATCCACTTCCCCCCTTTGCCGGTCGGGGAGCGGCTACTGGTGATCCCCACCTGGCTTGAAGTGCCCCCTGAATTCGAGGGGCGGTTGGTGATTCGCATCGACCCTCAGCAGGCCTTTGGCACGGGGGGACACGAGACCACCCATCTGTGCCTTGAAGCGGTTGCGACGGCGCTGGAGACCGAGCCCAAACCCAAGACGGTGCTCGATTTCGGAGCCGGATCGGGGATTTTGGGGATTGCCGCGGCGTTGCTTGGTGGGGTGGCGGTCAGTGCGGTCGACATCGACCCGGTCGCCACCGCAACAGCCCAAGCCAACGCCGAGCTCAACGGGGTCGCCATGACCTGCACCACCGCCGACACCCCCCCCAGCCAAACCTTCGATCTGGTCATCGCCAACATCTTGGCCGGGCCGCTGATTGCCCTGGCCGACAAGATCGCCGCCACGGTGGCGCCAGGGGGAAGGTTGATCCTCTCGGGAGTGCTCAATACCCAAGCCGAAGAGGTCGCTCGTGCCTACTTAGCGCAGGGTATGACCCGTATCGAAGAAACCAGGCGGGGGGATTGGTGGTGTGGGGTGTTCGGGGCGGAGGCTTGA